The nucleotide window TGCAGAAATGCAAAAAATAATTTCTGGTGCGACCGTAGACATAAATGATAATTTGTATAAATCATGCTCTTCAGGGAATGAAGCTAGAATAGCATTAGAATCAAATAATTTACCAGGATATAGAGATCAATTAAAGGGAGAATTAGATAAGTTAAATACAAAAGATATTTGGAAAACTGGTTTCGATGTTAGGGGAATGAATATTGATAGAACATATGGTTTGAAAATTGAAAATTGGGAATTAACTGGTGCAATGCTTGGTCTAATAGATTCTCAATATGCATGCTTAACTAGTAATGGACATAGATTAAGCGCTTGCTTTAATGAAACTGTAGAAGAATTAACACAATGTTTAAATCCAAAATTCTATCAGGACTCTGGGTGTTCTGGATTGATAGGTGTTTGTTCAACTACTGCACAGAGAGGCGCTTTAGATTGGTTACCCCAATTTGAGAGAGTAATTAGTGCAGCATGGCCTGAGAAAGTTGTTGGTTCAGACGTTCTACAAGGATATTCACCCACAAATGTTTGGACTGTCGGAGAAATTGTCAGAGGATTAAGACCTGAGAACCAGGCAAAATGATAATATGACATTAAATTGGAAAGATAATTCTAAACTCGCTAATGCATTATTATCCTCTATAAAAAAATATTCTTTAGATTTCACTCTTGGGGAAACCCCAAACAATCCTATTTCTCCTAATGAATCTATTAATCTTTTGTATTATGGTAATCCTGCTATATTGTGTGAAGATTCTGGAGGAAGATTAATGTTCTATTCTCAACATGGAGAATCTGTTTTTGGGTATTCTACCGACGAGGCTATTGGGATGCAATCTGTTGATCTTGCTCCTGAGAGATTTAGAAAAGGTAGGGAACAATTATTCAAAGAAATTGTAGAAAAAGATGAAGCAAGAAATATAGAAACTATTAGAATACATAAATCGGGAAGAGAAATAAAAATATCTGCACAAGTTTTTCCTTATGAAGTAGATGGAAAGAAAAGTATTGCGGCAATTGTTGAGAAAATTTAATAAAAAATGTTCTGGTGTTTTTCTCCATCACAAATCTTATAAAGAATCTGCTCACGCTAATCTTATGACAACATTACATGCAATTATTGTGCCTACAGGAGATTTTAATTCAGATGTTAAAAGAGCTAAGCAAGGGGAAAGAGAAAAATCGCATCTAAAAGATAAGGGATATTATGTAATAAGTGGTGCTTTAGAAGAAATTTCTCATATAAGAGAGTCTCAAAGATATTTGATTTATAAGAGATTGAGAAGAGGTGATGTAAAACCTTCCCAAATAAAAATAGAGGGGAAATCCCATGATACCTTGGAAAATGTTCTCTATTCACTCCAATTAATCAAAGAAAAAGGAGGTAGAGAAGTGGGTATTGTTTCTTATCCAGGGCATTTAGATAGATTTGATGATATAATTAAATATGGGCAGAAAAAGGGATGGATTGATCCTTCAGTTAGAATTCATAGAATAGAAACAGATGAAACAAATAAAGACAAGCTCTATGAGATTTTTGCGAATATTCTCAACAAATATAAATTGAAAAAATTAGATCAGGGAAAATCTCCTGAACAAATAAGAAATGAATCTCTTGTTAGGAATATCAAGAAAATTAAAAATCATGTTCTTGGATTTTATAAAACCTAACAATCTTAACCTTTAAAAAAGAGTGAAACAAATAATTATATAATTAAAACAGAAATTAAAAAAATGACTGTAAAAATCTATACAACACCAACATGTCATTGGTGTGTTAAAGTTAAAGAGTTTTTCAAAGAAAACAATGTAGAGTTCACAGAAGTCAATGTTAGTGAAAACCAAGCTGCTGCAAAAGAAATGGTTGAAAAATCCGGGCAGATGGGTGTGCCAGTTATAGATTTAAATGGTGAATTTATTGTTGGTTTTAATGAACCAAAATTAAGAGAACTCTTGAAGATAAAATAAAAATGGAACAATATGATTTTATTATATTAGGTGCAGGGGGAACAGGTTTAGCGTCTGCTATGTATGCTGCTCGGCTTGGATTAAAAACACTTGTGCTTGGAGCAACACATGGATCTGAATTACCTATTGGAGGAGTTATAACAACAACAAATATTGTTGAAAATTATCCTGGCTTCAAAAGTATAGGTGGTGTAGAACTTGCTAAAAAGATTGAAGAACATGCAAGGACGTATGATCTCGTTGAAATAAAAAATGAAAAGGCAATAGAAGTAAAGAAAAAAGACGATGGTTTCAGAATTAAGACTGAAAAATCAGAATATGGAACAAAAACAGTTTTGTTTGCAACAGGAACAAAATGGAAAAAGCTTGAAGTTCCCGGAGCCAAGGAATTTGAAAACAAAGGTGTGAATTATTGTGCACTTTGTGATGGACCATTATTTAGAGATAAGGTCGTGGGGGTTGTTGGAGGTTCGGATTCTGCAGGAAAAGATGCACTTGTATTGGCAGAACATGCTAGAAAAGTTTACATAATTTATAGGGGAAAACAAATACATCCAGAACCTGTTAATCTAGAGAAAATAAATGCAAATAAAAAAATAGAAATAATAAATAATTCAAATGTTAAAGAAGTTAAAGGAGACAAATTTGTTACAAGTGTTATTTTAGATACTGGAAAAGAACTTAAACTGGATGGAGTTTTTGTTGCAATAGGCCATGACATTTTATCAGAACTTGCAAAACCCCTTGAGGTTAAAACA belongs to Candidatus Woesearchaeota archaeon B3_Woes and includes:
- a CDS encoding NrdH-redoxin; this encodes MTVKIYTTPTCHWCVKVKEFFKENNVEFTEVNVSENQAAAKEMVEKSGQMGVPVIDLNGEFIVGFNEPKLRELLKIK